The following are from one region of the Planctomycetota bacterium genome:
- a CDS encoding M20/M25/M40 family metallo-hydrolase, which produces MSSADSRRELDVRLVGEAMVSDDGLTLLRELCETYGSRFAASGDERRAGDFLLERMRAVGLSRVHAEPFRLLAWRRGRKPTLEVVSPARERLDCIALPYSPATRGRGIELELVSVGEGMPEDFARLRGAIRGKAVLATSESPGYYHRWVHRAEKYTRACAAGAKAFLFMNHYDGLLAPTGTLRFDRKPDVPGLGVSKETGLCLMRLLGQGTVRLRIQTHDAMFQGTSRNIIGEFPGNEHPEQTIVVGGHYDGHDISQAAHDNGSGVATVLEAARLLAPHRARLRRTVRFVCFGAEEVGLRGGHAYVERHRSEMARTRLMVNVDCIGSERGKGFDFQCWSEAKAPLAAMASEMRQEIVFAARPNPYSDHFPFMVAGVPVCMLGNVGGAPKGRGYGHTAADTLDKVSRADLREAAALLARSLVRFANDRAWALRHRNPAEIRRALDRYELIDVMKTEGTLPKELR; this is translated from the coding sequence ATGAGTTCAGCCGATTCGCGGCGGGAGTTGGACGTGCGCCTCGTGGGCGAGGCCATGGTGTCGGATGACGGGCTGACCCTGCTCCGCGAGCTCTGCGAGACATATGGCAGCCGCTTCGCTGCGAGCGGCGACGAGCGCCGGGCCGGCGACTTCCTGCTCGAGCGGATGCGGGCCGTCGGCCTCAGCCGCGTGCACGCCGAGCCTTTCAGGCTGCTGGCGTGGCGGCGCGGGCGGAAGCCGACGCTCGAAGTCGTGAGCCCTGCCCGCGAGCGGCTCGACTGCATCGCCTTGCCCTACTCGCCGGCCACGCGCGGGCGGGGCATCGAGCTCGAGCTGGTAAGCGTGGGGGAGGGGATGCCCGAGGACTTTGCCCGGCTGCGCGGCGCGATCAGGGGCAAAGCCGTGCTGGCCACCAGCGAATCGCCGGGGTATTACCATCGGTGGGTGCACCGGGCCGAGAAGTACACCCGCGCCTGCGCAGCCGGCGCCAAGGCATTCCTGTTCATGAACCATTACGACGGACTCCTGGCGCCCACCGGCACGCTGCGATTCGACCGGAAGCCGGACGTGCCGGGCCTGGGCGTGTCGAAGGAGACGGGCCTCTGCCTGATGAGGCTCCTCGGCCAGGGCACCGTGCGCCTGCGCATCCAGACGCACGACGCGATGTTCCAGGGAACAAGCCGCAATATCATCGGCGAGTTTCCAGGCAACGAGCACCCCGAACAAACGATCGTGGTTGGCGGCCATTACGACGGGCACGACATCTCGCAGGCGGCCCACGACAACGGCAGCGGCGTGGCCACCGTTCTCGAAGCGGCCAGGCTTCTCGCTCCGCACCGCGCCAGGCTCCGGCGCACCGTGCGGTTCGTGTGCTTCGGGGCCGAGGAGGTCGGCCTGCGCGGCGGCCATGCCTATGTCGAGCGGCACCGCAGCGAGATGGCCCGCACGCGGCTCATGGTGAACGTGGATTGCATCGGGAGCGAACGGGGCAAGGGCTTCGACTTCCAGTGCTGGAGTGAGGCGAAGGCGCCTCTGGCGGCGATGGCCAGTGAGATGCGCCAGGAGATCGTCTTCGCGGCGCGGCCGAATCCCTACTCCGACCACTTCCCCTTCATGGTGGCCGGCGTGCCCGTGTGCATGCTGGGCAACGTGGGTGGGGCGCCCAAGGGGCGTGGCTACGGCCACACCGCCGCCGACACGCTGGACAAGGTGAGCCGCGCCGACCTGCGCGAGGCCGCGGCGCTGCTGGCCCGCAGCCTGGTACGCTTTGCCAACGACCGCGCCTGGGCGCTGCGGCACAGGAACCCCGCCGAGATCCGGCGTGCCCTGGACCGCTACGAGTTGATTGACGTGATGAAGACTGAGGGCACGCTGCCGAAGGAACTCCGCTGA
- a CDS encoding GHMP kinase, whose protein sequence is MVRARAPVRIDFAGGWTDVARFARESAGAVVNAAISIYSYASVRRDPAAADSGGGIRIYATDFDLYIEAADIRRLEYDGNADLLKAAIRHLNVDESFFITTRSDAPPGSGLGTSAAMGVALIGALSQLVARPLLAHEVAELASEIEREELHILGGKQDQYASALGGLQFMEFHGETVRAAPLRLAPATEFDLQKHLVLCYTEQSRLSGDIHQRVTEAFRKGEANTTRAIADLKRIARAMKERLLLGDLEGFARLMSDNWANQKRLHPSVTNERIDELFAIAAESGAAGGKACGAGGGGCLVFIAKPDREHILRQALKEAGARLLDFVFDHSGLQVTSDSPAAT, encoded by the coding sequence ATGGTGCGGGCCCGCGCGCCAGTGCGCATTGATTTCGCGGGGGGCTGGACCGATGTCGCCCGTTTCGCGCGCGAGTCGGCCGGCGCGGTCGTCAACGCGGCCATCAGCATCTACTCCTACGCGTCCGTGCGTCGCGATCCGGCCGCTGCCGATTCCGGCGGCGGGATTCGGATCTACGCGACTGACTTCGACCTCTACATCGAGGCGGCGGATATCCGCCGGCTCGAGTACGACGGCAATGCGGACCTGCTCAAGGCGGCCATCCGGCACCTGAACGTGGACGAGAGCTTCTTCATCACCACCCGCTCGGACGCCCCGCCGGGCAGCGGCCTCGGCACGTCGGCGGCCATGGGCGTGGCCCTCATCGGCGCGCTCAGCCAGCTCGTGGCCCGCCCGCTGCTCGCCCACGAGGTGGCGGAGCTGGCCAGCGAGATCGAGCGCGAGGAACTGCACATCCTCGGCGGCAAACAGGATCAGTACGCCAGCGCGCTCGGCGGCTTGCAGTTCATGGAGTTCCACGGCGAGACGGTGCGCGCCGCGCCCCTCCGCCTGGCGCCCGCCACCGAATTCGACCTTCAGAAGCACCTCGTGCTCTGCTACACGGAGCAGTCGCGCCTGTCCGGCGACATCCACCAGCGCGTGACCGAGGCATTCCGCAAGGGCGAGGCCAACACCACCCGCGCCATTGCCGACCTCAAGCGCATCGCCCGAGCCATGAAGGAGCGCCTCCTCCTGGGCGACCTCGAGGGCTTCGCCCGGCTGATGAGCGACAACTGGGCCAATCAGAAGCGCCTCCACCCCTCCGTCACTAACGAACGCATTGACGAGCTCTTCGCCATCGCCGCGGAGTCGGGCGCGGCCGGCGGCAAGGCCTGCGGAGCCGGCGGCGGCGGCTGCCTCGTTTTCATCGCCAAGCCTGACCGCGAGCACATCCTGCGCCAGGCCCTCAAGGAGGCCGGCGCGCGCCTCCTTGACTTCGTTTTCGACCACTCGGGCCTCCAGGTCACTTCCGACTCCCCGGCCGCCACCTAG
- a CDS encoding macro domain-containing protein, whose product MDLDAIKAKIELRLGDITEAEVDAIINAANSDLILGAGVSGAIGRKGGKVIQDECDKIGMVPVGEAVVTSAGGLKAKYVIHAVSMEIGHFTSEENVALATRSALRRAEELKLRTVAFPAIGTGAAALAPEYSARAMLETIGRHLAAGSGLERIHIVLFKEDAFEAFREALEHMGELRRPRRPRQGEN is encoded by the coding sequence ATGGACCTGGATGCGATCAAGGCGAAGATCGAGTTGCGGCTGGGCGATATCACCGAGGCGGAGGTGGACGCGATCATCAATGCGGCGAACAGCGATCTGATCCTGGGCGCGGGGGTGTCCGGCGCCATCGGCCGCAAGGGCGGCAAGGTGATTCAGGACGAGTGTGACAAGATCGGCATGGTGCCCGTGGGCGAGGCGGTGGTGACGTCAGCCGGCGGGCTGAAGGCGAAGTATGTGATCCACGCCGTGAGCATGGAAATCGGGCATTTCACGAGCGAGGAAAACGTGGCGCTGGCCACGCGCAGCGCGCTCCGCCGCGCCGAGGAACTGAAGCTGCGCACGGTGGCCTTCCCTGCCATTGGCACGGGGGCGGCGGCGCTGGCGCCCGAGTATTCGGCCCGCGCCATGCTGGAGACGATCGGGCGCCACCTGGCCGCGGGCTCCGGGCTGGAGCGAATCCACATCGTGCTCTTCAAGGAAGATGCGTTCGAAGCGTTCCGGGAGGCTCTCGAGCACATGGGCGAGCTGCGCCGGCCCCGCCGGCCGCGACAGGGCGAGAACTAG